In Pseudomonas sp. R76, one genomic interval encodes:
- a CDS encoding extracellular solute-binding protein: MLAPKRLLTALALTLIGSTTVQAADEVVVYSSRIDELIKPVFDAYTKKTGVQVKFITDKEAPLMQRIKAEGENATADLLLTVDAGNLWQAEQMGILQPFTSEVIDKNIPLQYRSSNHAWTGLSLRARTIAYSTDRVKPGDLTTYEALADKQWEGRLCLRTAKKVYNQSLTATLIETHGAAKTEEIVKGWVNNLSTDVFSDDIAVLEAINAGQCDVGIVNTYYYGRLHKQKPDLAVKLFWPNQGDRGVHVNLSGIGLTKHAPHPEAAKALVEWMTTPEAQKIFADVNQEFPANPAVPPSAEVATWGKFVADTLPVEVAGKRQAEAIRLMDRAGWN; this comes from the coding sequence ATGTTGGCACCCAAACGCCTCCTGACTGCCCTGGCACTCACCCTTATCGGCAGCACCACCGTGCAGGCAGCCGACGAAGTCGTGGTCTACTCCTCGCGCATCGATGAACTGATCAAGCCGGTGTTCGACGCCTACACCAAAAAGACCGGCGTGCAGGTCAAGTTCATCACCGACAAGGAAGCCCCGCTGATGCAGCGGATCAAGGCCGAAGGCGAAAACGCCACGGCTGACCTGCTGCTCACCGTTGATGCCGGCAACCTCTGGCAAGCCGAACAGATGGGCATTTTGCAGCCGTTCACCTCCGAGGTGATCGACAAGAACATTCCCCTTCAATACCGCTCTTCGAACCACGCCTGGACCGGCTTGAGCCTGCGCGCGCGGACCATCGCCTATTCCACCGACCGGGTAAAACCGGGTGACCTGACCACTTACGAAGCCCTGGCCGACAAGCAATGGGAAGGCCGCTTGTGCCTGCGCACAGCGAAGAAGGTCTACAACCAATCGCTGACCGCCACGCTGATCGAAACCCATGGCGCGGCCAAGACCGAAGAAATCGTCAAAGGCTGGGTCAACAACCTGTCCACCGATGTGTTCTCCGATGACATCGCCGTGCTCGAAGCCATCAACGCCGGGCAGTGCGACGTGGGTATCGTCAACACCTACTACTACGGCCGCCTGCACAAGCAGAAGCCGGACCTGGCAGTGAAGCTGTTCTGGCCGAACCAGGGCGACCGTGGTGTACACGTGAACCTGTCGGGCATCGGCCTGACCAAGCACGCGCCGCACCCGGAAGCCGCCAAGGCCTTGGTGGAATGGATGACCACGCCTGAGGCGCAGAAGATCTTTGCCGATGTGAACCAGGAATTCCCGGCCAACCCGGCCGTGCCGCCGTCGGCGGAAGTGGCGACCTGGGGCAAGTTCGTGGCCGACACCTTGCCGGTGGAAGTGGCGGGCAAGCGCCAGGCCGAGGCGATTCGGTTGATGGATCGCGCTGGCTGGAACTAA
- the gcvT gene encoding glycine cleavage system aminomethyltransferase GcvT, producing the protein MGQRTPLYDLHLALGAKMVDFGGWDMPLHYGSQVEEHHQVRRDCGVFDVSHMTVIDVTGLQAKEWLQRLLANDVDRLHGCGRALYSAMLNEQGGVVDDMIVYRTEAGYRLVVNAATRDQDMAWMQAQLGHYAAHLHERSELAMLAIQGPHARQKIAELVTQSRGTLIHQLKPFEGQADGDWFIARTGYTGEDGLEIVLPADQAPGFFNDLVGAGISPIGLGARDTLRLEAGMNLYGQDIHQNVSPLAANMAWSIAWEPAERQFIGRAALEAEKAAGVQFKLVGLVLEERGVLRAHQVVRIANVGEGEITSGSFSPTLSKSIALARVPTATADRAEVEIRGKWYPVRVVKPTFVRHGKTLI; encoded by the coding sequence ATGGGACAGCGTACGCCTCTGTATGACCTGCATCTCGCCCTCGGCGCGAAAATGGTCGATTTTGGCGGTTGGGATATGCCTTTGCATTACGGCTCGCAAGTTGAAGAACACCATCAGGTGCGACGTGACTGTGGGGTGTTCGATGTATCTCATATGACCGTGATTGATGTCACAGGCCTTCAGGCCAAGGAATGGCTCCAGCGCCTGCTGGCCAATGATGTCGATCGTTTGCATGGCTGCGGCCGTGCGCTTTACAGCGCCATGCTCAACGAGCAGGGCGGCGTGGTGGACGACATGATCGTCTACCGCACCGAAGCCGGTTACCGGCTGGTGGTCAACGCGGCTACGCGTGACCAGGATATGGCCTGGATGCAGGCGCAGTTGGGCCATTACGCGGCGCACCTGCATGAGCGGTCCGAGCTGGCGATGCTCGCTATCCAGGGCCCGCACGCCCGGCAGAAAATCGCCGAGCTGGTCACCCAGTCTCGCGGCACGCTTATCCACCAGCTCAAGCCCTTTGAAGGCCAGGCCGACGGCGATTGGTTTATCGCCCGCACAGGCTATACCGGTGAAGATGGCCTGGAGATTGTCCTTCCCGCTGATCAGGCGCCTGGGTTTTTCAACGACCTGGTCGGTGCCGGTATTTCACCCATCGGCCTGGGCGCCCGCGATACCTTGCGCCTGGAGGCCGGTATGAACCTGTATGGCCAGGATATCCACCAGAATGTTTCGCCCCTGGCGGCCAACATGGCCTGGAGCATTGCCTGGGAGCCTGCCGAGCGCCAATTCATTGGCCGCGCGGCTTTGGAGGCGGAAAAGGCTGCCGGTGTGCAGTTCAAACTGGTCGGGCTGGTGCTGGAAGAACGTGGGGTTTTACGCGCTCACCAAGTGGTTCGTATCGCCAATGTTGGCGAAGGGGAGATCACCAGTGGTAGTTTCTCTCCTACGCTAAGCAAATCCATTGCACTGGCGCGCGTGCCGACGGCAACTGCTGATCGGGCCGAAGTGGAAATCCGTGGCAAGTGGTATCCGGTTCGAGTGGTCAAACCGACCTTCGTGCGTCATGGCAAAACCTTGATCTAA
- a CDS encoding 2-octaprenyl-3-methyl-6-methoxy-1,4-benzoquinol hydroxylase, with translation MRADVLIVGAGMVGSALALALQGSGLQVLLLDGSPLSVKPFDQDAAFEPRVSALSAASQRILERLGVWDGIVSRRASPYGDMQVWDGSGTGQIHFSAASVHAEVLGHIVENRVVQDALLDRLHDCDLGLLANARLEQMRRSGDEWLLTLADGRKLRAPLVVAADGANSAVRRLTGTATREWDYLHNAIVTSVRSSQAHQRTAWQRFTDTGPLAFLPLVRDGQEDWCSIVWSTTPAESERLMALDDDSFCRELERAFEGRLGTVISADPRVCVPLRQRHAKRYVAEGLALIGDAAHVIHPLAGQGVNLGFLDAAVLAEVLLAATERGERLADVKVLSRYERRRMPHNLALMAAMEGFERLFQADQLPLRWLRNAGLKLVDQMPEAKAVFVRQALGLTGDLPELAKP, from the coding sequence AAACCGTTCGACCAGGATGCGGCCTTCGAACCCCGCGTAAGCGCCTTGTCGGCTGCCAGCCAGCGCATTCTTGAGCGCCTCGGCGTGTGGGACGGCATCGTCTCGCGGCGCGCCAGCCCTTACGGCGACATGCAAGTGTGGGACGGCAGCGGCACCGGTCAGATCCACTTTTCGGCCGCCAGCGTGCATGCCGAAGTGCTCGGGCATATCGTCGAGAACCGCGTGGTTCAGGATGCCTTGCTCGACCGCCTGCACGACTGCGACCTGGGCCTGTTGGCCAATGCACGCCTGGAACAGATGCGCCGCTCCGGCGATGAATGGCTGCTGACCCTGGCCGACGGCCGCAAATTGCGCGCGCCGCTGGTGGTGGCTGCCGACGGTGCCAACTCCGCCGTACGTCGCCTGACCGGCACCGCCACGCGCGAGTGGGATTACCTGCATAACGCCATCGTCACCAGCGTGCGCAGCAGCCAGGCGCACCAGCGCACGGCGTGGCAACGCTTTACCGACACCGGCCCGCTCGCCTTTCTGCCGTTGGTGCGCGATGGGCAAGAGGATTGGTGCTCGATCGTCTGGTCGACCACACCGGCTGAGTCCGAACGCCTGATGGCGCTGGATGACGACAGCTTCTGCCGTGAACTGGAGCGCGCCTTTGAAGGGCGACTCGGCACGGTGATCAGCGCCGACCCGCGTGTGTGTGTGCCTTTGCGTCAACGTCACGCCAAACGCTATGTGGCCGAAGGCCTGGCGCTGATCGGCGACGCCGCCCACGTGATCCACCCGTTGGCGGGGCAGGGCGTGAACCTGGGTTTCCTTGATGCGGCGGTGCTGGCCGAAGTGCTGCTGGCGGCGACCGAACGCGGCGAGCGCCTGGCGGATGTGAAGGTGCTGAGCCGTTACGAGCGTCGGCGCATGCCGCACAATCTCGCGCTGATGGCCGCGATGGAAGGTTTTGAACGGTTGTTCCAGGCCGATCAGCTGCCACTGCGCTGGTTGCGTAATGCCGGGTTGAAACTGGTCGACCAGATGCCGGAAGCCAAAGCCGTCTTCGTCCGCCAGGCCTTGGGTTTGACAGGCGATCTCCCGGAGCTGGCCAAACCCTGA
- the gcvH gene encoding glycine cleavage system protein GcvH has protein sequence MSDIPADLRFAESHEWARLEADGTVTVGISDHAQEALGDVVFVELTEVGNVFAAEGQAGVVESVKAASDIYSPIAGEVIAVNDALSGEPELLNSDPYGAWIFKLKPSNPADLEKLLDAAGYKAAIGE, from the coding sequence ATGAGCGATATCCCTGCCGACCTGCGTTTTGCCGAAAGTCACGAATGGGCCCGTCTGGAAGCTGACGGCACCGTGACCGTCGGTATCTCTGACCATGCTCAGGAAGCGTTGGGTGATGTGGTGTTTGTTGAATTGACCGAAGTCGGCAACGTGTTTGCTGCTGAAGGTCAGGCGGGTGTGGTCGAGTCGGTGAAAGCCGCTTCGGATATCTACTCGCCGATTGCCGGCGAAGTAATCGCGGTGAACGACGCTCTGAGCGGCGAGCCTGAGCTGTTGAACTCCGACCCGTACGGCGCCTGGATCTTCAAGCTCAAGCCAAGCAACCCGGCTGATCTGGAAAAACTGCTGGATGCCGCTGGCTACAAAGCTGCTATCGGCGAATAA
- a CDS encoding ABC transporter permease, protein MAHPAQRRWYLPVFTVAALVLLPLSVLLLSWQSIDQQIWSHLWETQMPRLLGNTLTLVLGVGVGVTLLGVSLAWLTSLCEFPGRRWLDWALMLPFAIPAYVLAFVFVGLLDFSGPVQTLLREWFGNGLRLPRVRSTSGVIIVLVLVFYPYVYLLARTAFLAQGKGLMEAARVLGQSPWQAFWRVALPMARPAIGAGVALALMETLADFGAVSVFNFDTFTTAIYKTWYGFFSLSSAAQLASLLLLVVMLVLYGERRARGASRPSNERPRGKALYHLRGVKAAAASTWCGLVFACAFVIPMLQLVAWFWQRGRFDLDERYTGLIVHTLYLGGIAALITVSVALILAFANRLAPTRAIRSGISLANVGYALPGSVLAVSIMLAFSYLDRELVVPLSGWLGGAGKPLLLGSLSALVLAYLVRFLAVAYGPLENSLARIRPSLPEAARSLGVSGPRLFCKVYLPLLLPGTLSAALLVFVDVLKEMPATLLMRPFGWDTLAVRIFEMTSEGEWARASLPALTLVLVGLLPVIGLIRRSARQIG, encoded by the coding sequence TTGGCCCACCCCGCCCAACGCCGCTGGTACCTGCCGGTCTTCACCGTCGCCGCCCTGGTGCTGCTGCCGCTGAGCGTGCTGTTGCTGTCCTGGCAAAGCATCGATCAACAGATCTGGTCCCATCTGTGGGAAACCCAGATGCCACGCCTGCTGGGCAACACCTTGACGCTGGTGCTGGGCGTCGGCGTCGGCGTGACGCTATTGGGCGTAAGCCTGGCCTGGTTGACCAGCCTCTGCGAATTCCCTGGGCGGCGCTGGCTCGACTGGGCGTTGATGTTGCCCTTCGCGATTCCGGCCTACGTACTGGCTTTTGTGTTTGTCGGCTTGCTGGATTTTTCGGGGCCAGTGCAAACCTTGCTGCGCGAGTGGTTTGGCAACGGCCTGCGCCTGCCACGTGTACGTTCCACCAGCGGCGTGATCATCGTGTTGGTGCTGGTGTTCTATCCCTACGTCTACCTGCTGGCGCGTACGGCGTTTTTGGCTCAGGGCAAAGGCCTCATGGAAGCGGCGCGGGTGCTGGGACAATCGCCCTGGCAAGCGTTCTGGCGCGTGGCGTTGCCCATGGCACGGCCGGCGATCGGTGCCGGTGTCGCCCTGGCGTTGATGGAGACCCTGGCGGATTTCGGCGCTGTCTCGGTGTTCAACTTCGACACCTTCACCACGGCCATCTACAAAACCTGGTACGGCTTTTTCAGCCTTTCCAGCGCCGCCCAGCTGGCCAGTCTGTTGCTGTTGGTGGTGATGCTGGTGCTCTACGGCGAACGGCGTGCTCGCGGGGCCAGCCGCCCGAGCAATGAGCGGCCACGGGGCAAGGCGTTGTATCACCTGCGTGGGGTCAAGGCAGCGGCAGCCAGCACGTGGTGTGGCTTGGTATTCGCCTGCGCCTTTGTCATCCCGATGCTGCAGTTGGTCGCCTGGTTCTGGCAGCGTGGGCGGTTTGATCTGGATGAGCGCTATACCGGTTTGATTGTCCACACCCTTTATCTGGGCGGCATCGCGGCGCTGATTACGGTCAGCGTGGCGTTGATATTGGCCTTTGCCAACCGCCTGGCGCCGACCCGGGCGATTCGCTCCGGCATCAGCCTGGCCAACGTCGGCTATGCCTTGCCGGGTTCGGTGCTGGCGGTGTCGATCATGTTGGCGTTCAGCTACCTGGACCGTGAGCTGGTGGTGCCGTTGTCGGGCTGGCTCGGCGGCGCGGGCAAGCCCTTGTTGCTGGGCAGCCTGTCGGCATTGGTGCTGGCCTATCTGGTGCGATTCCTGGCGGTGGCCTATGGGCCGCTGGAAAACAGCCTCGCGCGAATCCGCCCGTCGTTACCCGAAGCAGCCCGCAGCCTTGGGGTGAGTGGGCCGCGACTGTTTTGCAAAGTGTATCTGCCACTCTTGCTGCCGGGCACGTTGAGCGCGGCGCTGTTGGTGTTTGTCGATGTGCTCAAGGAAATGCCCGCGACCCTGCTGATGCGCCCGTTTGGCTGGGACACCCTGGCGGTCCGGATCTTTGAAATGACCAGTGAAGGTGAATGGGCGCGCGCCTCGTTGCCGGCGTTGACGCTGGTGTTGGTGGGCCTGTTGCCAGTGATCGGCTTGATCCGACGCTCGGCACGACAAATCGGTTAG
- a CDS encoding DegT/DnrJ/EryC1/StrS family aminotransferase: protein MSQQPFLPFSKPTIDEATISAVGDVLRSGWITSGPKVQAFEAQLSEYFGGRPVRTFNSGTCTMEIALRIAGIGPGDEVITTPISWVATANVILEVGATPVFADIDPVTRNIDLAQVEAAITPRTKAIIPVYLAGLPLDMPMLYALANKYNLRIVEDAAQALGSSWDGERIGATGDFVSFSFQANKNITSSEGGCLVLNNAEEARLAEKYRLQGVTRTGFDGLDVDVLGGKFNMTDIAAAIGLGQFAHIEKITAHRQNLARHYFKCFGSDFEEQYGAQLPPADFENSNWHLFQLVLPERQDGLPARATLMEQMQAHGVGIGYHYPPIHLLSLYRAQGFKEGMFPVSERVGRLIVSLPMFTAMTEADVERSVAAVKAVLKAG from the coding sequence ATGAGCCAACAGCCCTTTCTGCCGTTCTCCAAACCTACCATCGATGAAGCCACCATCTCGGCGGTCGGCGATGTACTGCGCTCGGGCTGGATCACCAGCGGGCCGAAAGTGCAGGCATTTGAAGCGCAACTGTCGGAATACTTTGGCGGCCGCCCGGTGCGCACCTTCAACTCCGGCACCTGCACCATGGAGATTGCCTTGCGCATCGCCGGCATTGGCCCTGGCGACGAAGTGATCACCACGCCGATCTCCTGGGTCGCCACGGCCAACGTGATTCTCGAAGTAGGCGCCACGCCGGTGTTTGCCGATATCGACCCGGTCACCCGCAATATCGACCTGGCCCAAGTGGAAGCCGCGATTACCCCGCGTACCAAAGCAATCATCCCGGTCTACCTGGCAGGCCTGCCTCTGGACATGCCGATGCTGTACGCACTGGCCAACAAGTACAACCTGCGCATCGTTGAAGATGCGGCTCAGGCCTTGGGATCCAGCTGGGATGGCGAACGTATTGGCGCCACCGGCGACTTCGTGTCGTTCAGCTTCCAGGCCAACAAGAACATCACCTCCTCGGAAGGGGGTTGCCTGGTATTGAACAATGCCGAGGAGGCCCGCCTGGCGGAAAAATATCGCCTGCAGGGCGTTACCCGTACCGGCTTCGACGGCTTGGACGTGGATGTGTTGGGCGGCAAGTTCAACATGACCGACATTGCAGCGGCCATCGGCCTGGGCCAGTTCGCCCACATCGAGAAGATCACGGCACATCGCCAGAACCTGGCGCGGCACTATTTCAAGTGCTTCGGCAGTGACTTCGAAGAGCAATATGGCGCACAACTGCCGCCAGCGGATTTCGAGAACAGCAACTGGCACCTGTTCCAGCTGGTGTTGCCGGAGCGTCAGGACGGCCTGCCCGCCCGCGCGACGCTCATGGAGCAGATGCAAGCCCATGGCGTCGGCATTGGCTATCACTACCCGCCGATCCACCTGCTGAGCCTCTATCGGGCGCAGGGTTTCAAGGAAGGCATGTTCCCGGTGTCGGAGCGTGTAGGGCGCTTGATCGTGTCGTTGCCGATGTTCACAGCTATGACAGAGGCGGACGTGGAGCGGTCGGTGGCAGCGGTAAAAGCGGTGTTGAAAGCGGGTTAA